Proteins encoded by one window of Sphingomonas ginkgonis:
- a CDS encoding LysR family transcriptional regulator produces the protein MRLKGLDLNLLIALETLLDTRSVSRSAERMNLSQPAMSAALGRLRAFFGDELLTVSGKRMYPTPFAESLRPQVRETLRSVDELLATSVRFDPGSSQRGFRIAASDYVSTALLAPLLRRLAREAPGVRFEVIGPSEDSFRQLEDGRIDLIIAPDSFTLPGLPSELLVEERHVVAGWSQNPLLRSGLTLEAFLAAGHVSVAIGPRGGASFADRQLELIGLPRRIEVSVGSFTAVPWMLERTERLALLHERLAQSMLPHFDLAVAPLPFDFPLMREMLQWHGSRTQEAGVAWLRDQLHAAATTYSPW, from the coding sequence ATGCGTCTCAAGGGCCTCGACCTCAACCTGCTGATCGCGCTCGAGACGCTGCTCGACACCCGCAGCGTGTCGCGTTCGGCGGAGCGGATGAACCTCAGCCAGCCGGCGATGAGCGCCGCGCTGGGGCGGCTGCGCGCCTTTTTCGGCGACGAGCTGCTGACCGTGAGCGGCAAGCGCATGTACCCGACCCCGTTCGCGGAGTCGCTCCGCCCGCAGGTGCGCGAAACCCTGCGTAGCGTCGACGAGCTGCTCGCCACCTCGGTCCGCTTCGATCCCGGCTCGTCGCAGCGCGGCTTCCGGATCGCCGCCTCCGACTATGTCAGCACCGCGCTGCTCGCCCCGCTGCTGCGCCGGCTCGCCCGCGAGGCGCCAGGGGTGCGCTTCGAGGTCATCGGGCCGAGCGAGGACAGTTTCCGCCAGCTCGAGGACGGCCGCATCGACCTCATCATCGCGCCCGACAGCTTCACCCTCCCCGGCCTGCCGTCCGAGCTGCTGGTCGAGGAGCGGCACGTCGTCGCCGGGTGGAGCCAGAACCCGCTGCTGCGCTCGGGACTGACGCTCGAGGCCTTCCTCGCCGCCGGCCATGTCTCGGTCGCGATCGGGCCGCGCGGCGGCGCCAGTTTCGCCGACCGCCAGCTCGAACTGATCGGCTTGCCGCGGCGGATCGAGGTCAGCGTCGGCTCCTTCACGGCGGTGCCGTGGATGCTTGAGCGGACCGAGCGCCTCGCTTTGCTCCACGAGCGGCTCGCCCAATCGATGCTCCCGCATTTCGACCTCGCTGTCGCGCCGCTTCCCTTCGACTTCCCGCTGATGCGCGAGATGCTGCAGTGGCACGGGAGCCGGACCCAGGAAGCGGGGGTCGCCTGGCTTCGCGACCAGCTCCACGCCGCCGCAACAACCTATTCGCCCTGGTGA
- a CDS encoding MFS transporter, translated as MADEVRLPADRRAGVAQGLTVVIAGFLPIMAIVSLFPAVPSIIDHFKADPTASWKVPWMVTAPGLAIALIAPFAGVLVDRFGRRRLVVWSTFFYGALGSAPFFLTSLDALFASRILLGVSEAAILTTLNTLIGDYWDDAGRRRWLAIQGAVGPFLASGLILGSGYLTGIRWNAVFLVYLLAFLIFAAMLAFLFEPDSDDTARRMLGIDEEPVDTGFPARAVALIGGVTLLCSLLYYVFIVNGGLVFREAGIQSSEELGRITFIPSLFVIAGSGLFWLTGRLRSVTQIAIVLALTGAGLLIMGLAPDWKSMIPGLCLQQAGSGMTIPTLIAWAQTKLPFEHRGRGMGIWAACFFAGQFLSPPIVALLVSGVGTMKSAFAWSGVAAVIGMLVALLFVLRRPAASPLAHA; from the coding sequence GTGGCGGACGAGGTCAGATTGCCGGCGGATCGCCGGGCCGGAGTCGCGCAGGGGCTAACCGTGGTGATCGCGGGCTTCCTCCCGATCATGGCGATCGTCTCGCTGTTCCCGGCGGTCCCGTCGATCATAGACCATTTCAAGGCCGACCCGACGGCGAGCTGGAAGGTGCCGTGGATGGTTACCGCGCCCGGCCTGGCGATCGCGCTGATCGCGCCGTTCGCGGGGGTGCTGGTCGACCGGTTCGGCCGTCGTCGACTCGTCGTCTGGTCGACCTTCTTCTACGGCGCGCTCGGTTCTGCGCCCTTCTTCCTCACCAGCCTCGACGCGCTGTTCGCCTCGCGCATCCTGCTCGGAGTCAGCGAGGCGGCGATCCTCACCACTTTGAACACGCTGATCGGCGATTACTGGGACGACGCCGGACGGCGGCGCTGGTTGGCGATCCAGGGCGCGGTCGGTCCCTTCCTCGCCAGCGGGCTGATTCTCGGTTCGGGCTATCTGACCGGGATCCGCTGGAACGCGGTGTTCCTCGTCTACCTGCTCGCCTTCCTGATCTTCGCCGCAATGCTCGCCTTCCTGTTCGAGCCGGACAGCGACGACACCGCGCGACGGATGCTCGGGATCGACGAGGAGCCGGTCGACACCGGCTTTCCGGCCCGAGCGGTGGCGCTGATCGGCGGAGTGACCCTGCTCTGCTCGCTCCTCTACTATGTGTTCATCGTTAACGGCGGGCTCGTCTTCCGCGAGGCGGGAATTCAGTCGTCCGAGGAGTTGGGGCGGATCACCTTCATCCCCAGCCTGTTCGTGATCGCCGGGTCGGGCCTGTTCTGGCTGACCGGGAGGCTGCGCTCGGTCACCCAGATCGCCATCGTCCTCGCGCTGACCGGCGCCGGGCTGCTGATCATGGGGCTGGCGCCGGACTGGAAGTCGATGATCCCCGGCCTCTGCCTGCAGCAGGCCGGCTCGGGAATGACGATCCCCACCCTGATCGCCTGGGCGCAGACCAAGCTGCCGTTCGAGCATCGCGGCCGCGGGATGGGGATCTGGGCCGCTTGCTTCTTCGCCGGCCAGTTCCTCTCGCCGCCGATCGTCGCGCTGCTGGTGTCGGGCGTGGGGACGATGAAGAGCGCCTTCGCCTGGTCGGGGGTCGCCGCGGTGATCGGGATGCTGGTCGCCCTGCTGTTCGTGCTGCGCCGCCCGGCAGCCAGCCCGCTTGCCCATGCCTGA
- a CDS encoding sugar phosphate isomerase/epimerase family protein translates to MKTIRGPGLFIAQFASDRPPFDRLDTIAEWAAGLGYQGLQLPTGPGSFVDLDRAAESQDYCDEISGTLAAHGLAVTELSTHLQGQLVAVHPAYDALFDGFAAESVRGNPAARTEWAIDQLKKAAMASRRLGLGAHATFSGALAWPYVYPWPQRPAGLIEEAFAELARRWRPILDAFEDNGVDACFEIHPGEDLHDGATYERFLDAVGNHPRACILYDPSHFVLQQLDYLDFIDRYHERIRAFHVKDAEFRPDGRSGVYGGYQNWVDRPGRFRSFGDGEVDFGAIFSKMAANDYPGWAVLEWECALKHPEDGAREGAPFIRDHIIRVTPHAFDDFAASGVDAARNRSLLGL, encoded by the coding sequence ATGAAGACGATCCGTGGCCCCGGCCTGTTCATCGCCCAGTTCGCCAGCGACCGGCCACCGTTCGACCGGCTCGACACGATTGCCGAATGGGCAGCCGGGCTCGGCTACCAGGGGCTGCAGCTGCCGACCGGGCCGGGGAGCTTCGTCGACCTCGACCGGGCGGCCGAAAGCCAGGATTATTGCGACGAGATCAGCGGCACGCTTGCCGCGCATGGGCTCGCCGTAACCGAGCTGTCGACTCACCTCCAGGGCCAGCTGGTCGCCGTCCACCCCGCCTATGACGCGCTGTTCGACGGCTTTGCGGCAGAGTCGGTGCGCGGCAATCCTGCGGCGCGGACCGAGTGGGCGATCGACCAGCTGAAGAAGGCCGCGATGGCCAGTCGGCGGCTCGGGCTCGGCGCCCACGCGACCTTCTCGGGCGCGCTCGCCTGGCCCTACGTCTATCCCTGGCCGCAGCGCCCGGCCGGGCTGATCGAGGAGGCGTTCGCCGAGTTGGCGCGGCGCTGGCGCCCGATCCTCGACGCGTTCGAGGACAATGGCGTCGACGCTTGTTTCGAGATCCACCCGGGCGAGGACCTGCACGACGGCGCGACCTACGAGCGATTCCTCGACGCAGTCGGCAACCATCCGCGCGCCTGCATCCTCTACGATCCGAGCCACTTCGTGCTGCAGCAGCTCGACTATCTCGACTTCATCGATCGCTATCACGAGCGGATCCGCGCTTTCCACGTCAAAGACGCGGAGTTTCGGCCGGACGGTCGCTCGGGCGTTTACGGTGGATACCAGAACTGGGTTGACCGGCCCGGCCGTTTCCGCTCGTTCGGCGATGGCGAGGTGGATTTCGGTGCGATCTTCTCGAAGATGGCGGCGAACGACTATCCTGGCTGGGCGGTGCTCGAATGGGAGTGCGCGCTGAAGCACCCCGAGGACGGCGCTCGCGAGGGCGCTCCGTTCATCCGCGACCACATCATCCGGGTCACCCCGCACGCGTTCGACGACTTTGCGGCGAGCGGCGTCGACGCGGCGCGCAACCGGTCGCTGCTCGGGCTCTGA
- a CDS encoding VOC family protein has protein sequence MSRVTELRYVGYGVPDLEAERAFYADKWGLKLAGEQDGMTYFAAEGSDEPYVVRLRASDEKRIDVIGLATDSRASVDDLCRKVKEAGCRIMFDPKELGGFGSGYGFRFFNPDGLPFEISADVRRGTARELTRWEGIPQKISHIVMHSPDHKAAVQFFVDVLGFKLSDWLGDFMAFLRCNEWHHRVAFLPGPPCFNHIAYDMLSVDDMMRGASRLRQADVDIKWGPGRHTAGNNAFSYFVTPNGFAVEYTAELERVDFDAHEAQVHVPGPQVMDQWGIGVGGPQTMPHPEPDKGLFQPAAA, from the coding sequence ATGTCCCGAGTGACCGAGCTCCGCTACGTCGGCTACGGCGTTCCCGACCTCGAGGCGGAGCGCGCCTTCTACGCCGACAAGTGGGGGCTGAAGCTGGCCGGCGAGCAGGACGGCATGACCTATTTCGCGGCGGAAGGAAGCGACGAACCCTACGTCGTCCGCCTCCGTGCCTCGGACGAGAAGAGAATCGACGTGATCGGCCTCGCCACCGACAGCCGCGCCTCGGTCGACGACCTCTGCCGCAAGGTGAAGGAAGCGGGCTGCCGGATTATGTTCGACCCGAAGGAGCTCGGCGGGTTCGGCAGCGGCTACGGCTTTCGCTTCTTCAACCCCGACGGGCTGCCGTTCGAGATCAGCGCCGACGTCCGCCGCGGCACCGCCCGCGAACTCACGCGGTGGGAGGGCATTCCCCAGAAGATCAGCCACATCGTCATGCACTCGCCCGACCATAAGGCGGCGGTTCAGTTCTTCGTCGACGTGCTCGGCTTCAAGCTCAGCGACTGGCTCGGCGACTTCATGGCCTTCCTGCGCTGCAACGAATGGCACCACCGCGTCGCCTTTCTCCCCGGGCCACCGTGCTTCAACCACATCGCCTACGACATGCTGAGCGTCGACGACATGATGCGTGGCGCATCGCGGCTGCGGCAGGCCGACGTCGACATCAAGTGGGGCCCGGGCCGGCATACCGCCGGCAACAATGCCTTCAGCTATTTCGTGACACCCAACGGCTTTGCAGTCGAATATACCGCCGAGCTCGAGCGGGTCGACTTCGACGCCCACGAGGCACAGGTCCACGTCCCGGGTCCGCAGGTCATGGACCAGTGGGGGATCGGGGTCGGCGGCCCGCAGACCATGCCGCATCCCGAGCCCGACAAGGGCCTGTTCCAGCCGGCGGCGGCCTGA
- a CDS encoding sugar phosphate isomerase/epimerase family protein, producing the protein MTSKIKRGVSLYSFQEELFLRQLSVEECVAFAASIGAKGIEVLPEQNMPSFPELGSDDVAWWREMLARHDAHFTCYDMFLDTKVRKDREMSDEEQVASIRRDLELANRLGIRNMRVLVFVRPDILERCVPDAERLDVHMGVEVHAPWHLEHAWILRTIEVADRLGTRHLGILPDMGIFMKHYPPEFRDRFLRQGARPEVAQFIIDSHEQKIMAEYTIYEVAVKMGGNKAEVAMAETLRHAPYANPKRIGDYAPYFRHIQAKFYGMTEDCRDPSIAYDEVIPELVRAGWEGTLSSEYEGNRWIQDAGPVDSREQVRRQHVMFERLIAEAEASH; encoded by the coding sequence ATGACATCGAAGATCAAGCGTGGAGTCAGTCTCTACAGCTTCCAAGAAGAGCTGTTCCTTCGCCAGCTGAGCGTGGAGGAATGCGTCGCCTTCGCCGCCTCGATCGGAGCCAAGGGCATCGAGGTGTTGCCCGAGCAGAACATGCCGAGCTTCCCGGAGCTTGGCAGCGACGACGTCGCCTGGTGGCGCGAGATGCTCGCCCGGCATGACGCGCATTTCACCTGCTACGACATGTTCCTCGACACCAAGGTGCGCAAGGATCGCGAGATGAGCGACGAGGAGCAGGTCGCGTCGATCCGCCGCGACCTCGAGCTCGCCAATCGGCTCGGCATCCGCAACATGCGCGTGCTGGTGTTCGTCCGCCCCGACATCCTCGAGCGATGCGTCCCCGACGCCGAGCGGCTCGACGTCCATATGGGGGTGGAGGTCCATGCGCCGTGGCACCTCGAGCATGCGTGGATCCTGCGCACCATCGAGGTCGCCGATCGACTGGGCACCAGGCACCTCGGGATCCTGCCCGACATGGGCATCTTCATGAAGCACTACCCGCCCGAGTTCCGCGACCGCTTTCTTCGGCAGGGCGCGCGGCCCGAGGTGGCGCAGTTCATCATCGACAGCCACGAGCAGAAGATCATGGCCGAGTACACGATCTACGAGGTGGCGGTGAAGATGGGCGGCAACAAGGCGGAGGTGGCGATGGCCGAGACGCTCCGCCATGCGCCCTACGCCAACCCTAAGCGGATCGGCGACTACGCCCCCTACTTCCGCCACATCCAGGCCAAGTTCTACGGCATGACCGAGGACTGCCGCGATCCCTCCATCGCCTATGACGAGGTCATCCCCGAGCTGGTCCGCGCCGGTTGGGAGGGCACGCTGTCGAGCGAATATGAGGGCAATCGCTGGATCCAGGACGCCGGCCCGGTGGACAGCCGCGAGCAGGTCCGGCGCCAGCACGTCATGTTCGAGCGACTGATCGCCGAGGCGGAGGCCAGCCACTGA
- a CDS encoding TonB-dependent receptor — MSRSNLAVRLLAGSALTALGTAAAAQTVPTVPPTENPALETNQTPNSSNNEPSQPGAPASEPTSQSGDGLKEIVVTANRTQSNAQKTPVALTVYSGSDLAAAGVTNVVNLQQVDPSINVTTSTGAGYVAIRGVASTDVTEIGDPSVPIARDDFFTNRSFSIATSMYDLERVEILKGPQGTLFGRNSTGGLVRLISRKPGKTLGADASLEVGNYNTFNLDAGIDLPVSDRLQFRFSGIRHYHKGYRKLDVIGGRGDDDDTWSGRATMAFQPFDGFRGYVQYQHDKIDDVGDVALKTAVGVRPDGLSSKRFANYVPSYNRLTGDRVRWEFTYDQLPGGLSLIYAGGWDKQKWRHQLDGTTVGPAGTPILPPPFFTTGLAAFQQAENPTTWNHEVRLATRQDGPVTAQVGYFHFNEHNRNLNSGLLNQNPGEYLGQYGIRFNYDVKTRSDAVFGQIGFRPVDSVRITGGARYTWDRKERNGVSTLQFGPLLNVPSVLVPVFGLPPVPLVINTPAGGEIYKGKKPTFHVGVDWNPTPRNMVYAKFDTGYKSGGFNSNGSAPAVQYGPETLKAWELGTKNRFADNHIQLNADVFYQIYGGYQASQSSDALGGSTGTFNVGSAHIRGAEAQFVASYGPLRVDANATLLRTKVIRAAILTAGDGTQVDVTGNRLPNAPGFVLTGGVEYEIDAGPVTLTPRIDGKHSTRFNYSIFNYADTEQHAYTTFNASLNIVPKSSRFEALLFVRNLTDKTVFANAARNFVGTPDINTYEFQPPRTYGVRVAFKFVAPPRVEAAPPLPPPPPPPPAPPPTQTCADGSVIPVTAVCPAPPPPPPPPPPPPAAERG; from the coding sequence ATGAGCAGATCGAATCTCGCCGTGCGTCTTCTGGCCGGGAGCGCGCTGACGGCGCTCGGGACGGCCGCCGCCGCGCAGACCGTGCCCACCGTGCCGCCGACCGAGAACCCGGCGCTCGAAACCAACCAGACCCCCAACTCTTCGAACAACGAGCCGTCGCAGCCGGGCGCCCCCGCCTCCGAACCGACCTCGCAGAGCGGCGACGGCCTCAAGGAGATCGTGGTCACCGCCAACCGGACCCAGTCCAACGCGCAGAAGACCCCGGTCGCGCTGACCGTCTACAGCGGGTCCGACCTGGCCGCCGCCGGCGTCACCAACGTGGTCAACCTCCAGCAGGTCGACCCCAGCATCAACGTCACGACCAGCACCGGTGCGGGCTATGTCGCGATCCGCGGCGTCGCCTCGACCGACGTGACCGAGATCGGCGACCCTTCGGTGCCGATCGCCCGCGACGACTTCTTCACCAACCGCAGCTTCTCGATCGCAACCTCGATGTACGATCTCGAGCGGGTCGAAATCCTGAAGGGGCCGCAGGGCACGCTGTTCGGCCGCAACTCGACTGGCGGCCTCGTCCGCCTGATCAGCCGCAAGCCAGGCAAGACACTGGGCGCCGATGCCTCGCTGGAAGTCGGCAATTACAACACTTTCAATCTCGACGCCGGGATCGACCTTCCCGTTTCCGATCGGCTGCAGTTCCGCTTCTCGGGCATCCGCCATTATCACAAGGGCTATCGCAAGCTCGACGTGATCGGCGGACGCGGCGACGACGACGACACCTGGTCGGGCCGCGCCACCATGGCGTTCCAGCCGTTCGACGGCTTTCGCGGCTACGTGCAGTACCAGCACGACAAGATCGACGATGTCGGCGACGTGGCGCTCAAGACGGCGGTCGGAGTACGTCCGGACGGCCTCTCGTCGAAGCGCTTCGCCAACTATGTGCCGAGCTACAATCGGCTGACCGGCGATCGCGTCCGCTGGGAATTCACCTACGACCAGCTGCCGGGCGGGCTGTCGCTGATCTACGCCGGCGGATGGGACAAGCAGAAGTGGCGTCACCAGCTCGACGGCACAACCGTCGGCCCCGCCGGCACCCCGATCCTCCCGCCGCCCTTCTTCACGACCGGGCTGGCCGCCTTCCAGCAGGCGGAGAACCCGACTACCTGGAACCACGAGGTTCGGCTGGCGACGCGGCAAGACGGGCCGGTCACCGCGCAGGTCGGCTACTTCCACTTCAACGAGCATAACCGCAACCTCAACAGCGGCCTGCTCAACCAGAATCCCGGCGAATATCTCGGCCAGTACGGGATCCGCTTCAACTATGACGTGAAGACCCGCTCCGACGCGGTGTTCGGCCAGATCGGCTTCCGCCCGGTCGACTCGGTGCGGATCACCGGCGGCGCGCGCTACACCTGGGATCGCAAGGAGCGAAACGGGGTCAGCACGCTGCAGTTCGGCCCGCTTCTCAACGTGCCGTCCGTCCTCGTCCCCGTGTTCGGGCTGCCGCCGGTGCCGCTGGTGATCAACACCCCGGCGGGCGGGGAGATCTACAAGGGCAAGAAGCCCACGTTCCACGTCGGAGTCGACTGGAACCCGACACCGCGCAACATGGTCTACGCCAAGTTCGACACCGGCTATAAGTCGGGCGGATTCAACTCCAACGGCTCGGCGCCGGCGGTCCAGTACGGACCGGAGACGCTCAAGGCGTGGGAGCTCGGCACCAAGAACCGCTTCGCCGACAACCACATCCAGCTCAACGCCGACGTCTTCTATCAGATCTACGGCGGCTACCAGGCGTCGCAGTCGAGCGACGCGCTGGGCGGCTCGACCGGCACCTTCAACGTCGGCAGCGCGCACATCCGGGGCGCCGAGGCGCAGTTCGTGGCGTCGTACGGGCCGCTCCGGGTCGACGCCAACGCGACCCTGCTGCGGACCAAGGTGATCCGCGCCGCCATCCTTACCGCGGGCGACGGCACCCAGGTCGACGTGACCGGCAACCGGCTGCCGAACGCGCCCGGTTTCGTGCTGACCGGCGGGGTCGAGTATGAAATCGACGCCGGCCCGGTGACGCTCACCCCGCGTATCGACGGCAAGCATTCGACCCGCTTCAACTATTCGATCTTCAACTATGCCGACACCGAGCAGCATGCCTACACGACGTTCAACGCGTCGCTGAACATCGTGCCCAAGAGCAGCCGGTTCGAGGCGCTGCTGTTCGTTCGCAACCTCACCGACAAGACGGTGTTCGCCAACGCCGCGCGCAACTTCGTCGGCACGCCGGACATCAATACATACGAGTTCCAGCCGCCGCGCACCTATGGCGTGCGGGTTGCCTTCAAGTTCGTCGCCCCGCCGCGGGTCGAGGCCGCGCCGCCGCTGCCGCCTCCGCCTCCGCCACCGCCAGCGCCTCCGCCGACCCAAACCTGCGCCGACGGGTCGGTGATCCCGGTGACCGCCGTCTGCCCGGCGCCCCCGCCACCGCCGCCGCCGCCACCGCCGCCGCCAGCCGCGGAACGGGGCTGA
- a CDS encoding C-glycoside deglycosidase beta subunit domain-containing protein — MFEKYLIVEDSLRNVAGGFEFQARLGYYRGLGLSMVEDLAVAINGAAVPREAIRFNEGKGPLRLAEMETAYDRRWGFGEPATISVDWPEPLAAGAHRLALTERLRVSYMPFPSIRQSETEVCIAG, encoded by the coding sequence ATGTTCGAGAAATATCTCATCGTCGAGGACAGCCTGCGCAACGTGGCGGGCGGCTTCGAATTCCAGGCTCGGCTCGGCTATTATCGCGGGCTCGGCCTGTCGATGGTCGAGGATCTCGCGGTAGCGATCAACGGTGCGGCGGTCCCGCGCGAGGCGATCCGCTTCAACGAGGGGAAGGGGCCGCTCCGCCTCGCCGAAATGGAAACCGCCTATGACCGGCGCTGGGGATTCGGGGAGCCTGCCACCATCAGCGTCGACTGGCCCGAGCCGCTCGCCGCCGGAGCGCACCGGCTCGCGCTGACCGAGCGGCTGCGGGTTTCCTACATGCCGTTTCCCTCGATCCGCCAGAGCGAGACCGAGGTCTGCATCGCCGGCTGA
- a CDS encoding FAD-dependent oxidoreductase, translating to MQQARILISGGGIGGLTSAIALRQRGFSVTIAERDPEWSVYGVGIIQQANVVRAIASLGLLDAYVASAYPFDRIEMFAPDGTQVASIPSPRLAGGDYPAQLGISRPALQRVLADAARSAGTEIRLGASVERFEDDGDGVGVRFTDGTCERFDLLVGADGLYSQTRAAIFPDAPGPAFTGQSVWRYNLPRPAEVECLQAYTGRVGLGLVPLSADTMYMFVTSPEPGNPHVPVEGRAAAMRQRLAGVAPRIAALAEQITDDRAVVYKPLEALYLEGPWHKGRVVLIGDAVHGTTPHLGQGAGMAIEDSIVLADELARHAPEPAFAAYQARREGRCRFIVESSVAVGEFQLGRRDTLDYPALTREMFERTAKPV from the coding sequence ATGCAGCAGGCCAGAATCCTCATCAGCGGCGGCGGTATCGGCGGCCTGACCAGCGCCATCGCGCTGCGCCAGCGCGGCTTCTCCGTTACCATCGCCGAGCGCGATCCCGAGTGGAGCGTCTACGGTGTCGGCATCATCCAGCAGGCCAATGTCGTCCGTGCGATCGCCTCGCTGGGCCTGCTCGACGCCTATGTCGCGTCCGCCTACCCGTTCGACCGGATCGAGATGTTCGCGCCCGACGGGACGCAGGTGGCCAGCATCCCCTCGCCCCGGCTCGCCGGCGGAGATTACCCGGCGCAGCTCGGGATCAGCCGGCCCGCGCTGCAGCGCGTGCTCGCCGATGCGGCCCGAAGCGCGGGAACCGAGATCCGCCTCGGGGCCAGTGTCGAGCGCTTCGAGGACGACGGCGACGGCGTCGGCGTCCGCTTCACCGACGGGACTTGCGAGCGGTTCGACCTGCTGGTCGGCGCCGACGGCCTCTATTCGCAGACCCGCGCCGCCATCTTCCCCGATGCGCCCGGCCCCGCCTTCACCGGCCAGTCGGTGTGGCGCTACAATCTCCCGCGTCCTGCCGAGGTCGAATGCCTCCAGGCCTATACCGGCCGGGTCGGGCTCGGCCTCGTCCCACTTTCGGCGGACACGATGTACATGTTCGTGACCTCGCCCGAGCCGGGCAACCCGCACGTGCCGGTCGAGGGCCGCGCGGCGGCGATGCGCCAGCGCCTCGCCGGAGTCGCTCCGAGGATCGCGGCGCTCGCCGAGCAGATCACCGACGACCGCGCGGTCGTCTACAAGCCGCTCGAGGCGCTCTACCTCGAGGGGCCGTGGCACAAGGGCCGGGTCGTGCTGATCGGCGACGCTGTTCACGGGACCACCCCTCACCTCGGCCAGGGCGCCGGGATGGCGATTGAGGATTCGATCGTGCTCGCCGACGAGCTCGCCCGCCATGCGCCCGAACCGGCCTTTGCCGCCTACCAGGCCCGCCGCGAGGGCCGCTGCCGCTTCATCGTCGAGAGCAGCGTCGCGGTCGGCGAGTTCCAGCTCGGCCGCCGCGACACGCTCGATTACCCGGCGCTGACCCGGGAAATGTTCGAACGGACCGCCAAGCCGGTCTGA
- a CDS encoding nuclear transport factor 2 family protein, translating into MPLLAAAALASASPLPGTGTRGNRTIVTEFARLFYHDKNPKLAFERFVAPDYIQHNPGIADGRDAAIAALAPMFASPGRRFTVERILVDGDLAAIYIRVRSPDAPRGAAVADFYRLAHGRFVEHRDVLQSVPARAANSHPMF; encoded by the coding sequence ATGCCCCTGCTCGCGGCCGCGGCACTGGCGTCGGCATCGCCCCTGCCCGGCACCGGCACGCGGGGGAACCGGACGATCGTCACGGAATTCGCCCGCCTCTTCTACCACGACAAGAACCCGAAGCTGGCGTTCGAGCGCTTCGTCGCGCCCGATTACATCCAGCACAATCCGGGGATCGCCGACGGGCGCGACGCGGCGATCGCGGCGCTCGCCCCGATGTTCGCGTCGCCCGGCCGCCGCTTCACCGTCGAGCGCATCCTGGTCGACGGAGACCTCGCCGCGATCTACATCCGGGTCCGCTCGCCGGATGCCCCGCGCGGTGCGGCGGTCGCCGACTTCTACCGGCTCGCGCACGGCCGCTTCGTCGAGCATCGGGACGTGCTCCAGTCCGTTCCCGCGCGTGCCGCCAACTCCCACCCGATGTTCTGA
- a CDS encoding alpha/beta hydrolase family protein, translating into MALFEPFPNYIWNLSVAIAMESGGQIGEIVDMCQPIRDAAASGADAGTPQFMAQWVAMADKLLALAAEDEQRGRAFSASNKLERAALYLFTAERMQGHGHPGRRETYAKAREAFDRSTLLGKIDRERVEIPLSSGTMPALYTRAAGEGRRPVVVYCNGLDSCKELLYWSRLPEALARRGISTLCVDQPGSGEALRLQGLPVDPHSEHWASSAVDWLEQQDDVDPDRVGMTGISLGGHFAPRAVAHEPRFASGAVWGANHDWAEVQQKRLRREGENPVPHYWAHVMWAFGASDMDEFHEKSRDMTLDGVMERIRVPFLVTHGEKDRQISVDYAHRSFDQLTNSLRRELKLFTAREGGVEHVGADNMAYGRDYIADWFADTLGGRTA; encoded by the coding sequence TTGGCCCTATTCGAACCTTTTCCCAATTATATCTGGAATCTGTCGGTCGCGATCGCGATGGAGAGCGGCGGGCAGATCGGCGAAATCGTCGACATGTGCCAGCCGATCCGCGACGCGGCGGCGAGCGGCGCCGATGCCGGAACCCCGCAGTTCATGGCGCAGTGGGTGGCGATGGCCGACAAGCTGCTCGCCCTCGCCGCCGAGGACGAGCAGCGCGGCCGCGCCTTCTCCGCCTCCAACAAGCTGGAGCGCGCCGCGCTCTACCTGTTCACCGCCGAGCGGATGCAGGGGCACGGGCATCCCGGCCGACGGGAAACCTACGCCAAGGCACGGGAGGCGTTCGACCGCTCCACCCTCCTCGGCAAGATCGACCGCGAACGGGTGGAGATCCCGCTTTCAAGCGGCACCATGCCCGCGCTCTACACAAGGGCAGCGGGCGAAGGCCGGCGGCCGGTTGTCGTGTATTGCAACGGGCTCGATAGCTGCAAGGAGCTGCTCTACTGGTCGCGCCTCCCTGAGGCGCTCGCCCGCCGCGGCATCTCCACTCTGTGCGTCGACCAGCCCGGCAGCGGCGAGGCGCTCCGCCTTCAGGGTCTTCCGGTCGATCCGCATAGCGAGCATTGGGCGTCCAGCGCGGTCGACTGGCTCGAGCAGCAGGACGACGTCGATCCCGACCGGGTCGGCATGACCGGCATTTCGCTTGGCGGGCATTTCGCCCCGCGCGCGGTCGCCCATGAGCCGCGCTTCGCCTCGGGGGCGGTGTGGGGCGCCAATCACGACTGGGCCGAGGTGCAGCAGAAGCGTCTTCGCCGCGAGGGGGAGAACCCCGTCCCGCATTACTGGGCGCACGTGATGTGGGCCTTCGGGGCAAGCGACATGGACGAGTTCCACGAGAAGAGCCGCGACATGACCCTCGATGGGGTGATGGAGCGGATCCGGGTTCCCTTTCTCGTCACGCACGGCGAGAAGGACCGGCAGATCAGCGTCGACTATGCCCACCGCAGCTTCGACCAGCTCACCAACTCGCTTCGTCGCGAACTCAAGCTGTTCACCGCACGCGAAGGCGGAGTGGAGCATGTCGGAGCGGACAACATGGCCTATGGCCGTGACTATATCGCCGACTGGTTCGCCGATACGCTTGGAGGTCGCACCGCTTGA